ttaccggccggtttgaccggtttgatcggtgggccttcatgggccggcccattttttttctttttcttttttgatttaactttaaattcccacaaactatactaaatgaatgaatttttgagaaaatttgacaccattagattcatcacaccttgaagtatttttaggaattttttgggaatttttcattttttgaattcaaatttaaaatttaaattttggccggttgtgtaccggccggaaccggaaccggaccggaccggtttgaccggttaggttaaccttgcCTCTGACTCGCTAACTGACACACATGAGACGGCGCCCCCGCGGGATGCCCCGGATGGCTCATGcctgggggcgggggcggccggcCTGCAGGCCGCGGCGCGCTCCCAGTCCACCACGTCAGTGTGTCTCTAGTGACacccccgcgcgcgcctccggTGACCCAAGAAGAGAACGGTGATGGTTAGAGGTGCATGGACGGTAGCTAATTGCTATGGGCGGGGGCATTGTGCATGTGCATCCATCCTCCAGCTTTTTACATCCAAACCCCTCTTTGCAAGGTTATCCCTAAACCAGTTCTTTGGTTAACCAATTCATTTTCTGATTAGTGCAAGCAATAGTCACTGCTTGTCCCCACAAACTATTTGGGCAAATACCGTCATACACTTAACGGAATATTCCCTGTTGAATAGTTGTTTGCAGAGCCCAAAAAATTACTTACCGGATGGAAGTCACATAGGGACTTGTatataaaaaatagaaatttgataagaaaataaagaaaaactgaCGTTTGTAAGCCTAGTACAAAGTTCACATGTTCTACACCGTCCTGTACTTCCTGACAAGTGACAAAGCCTATTTAAATCCCCCTTGGGCTAGTCTTTCGCAGAACACCATTTCACCATCTTTTgaagaagaaaggcaaaggcttGAGCTTCCATGGCCAAAGGCAAAGGTTTCCAGGGAAAATAAAAAGGGTAAGCAGAGACTCCTCCATGTGCTTAGCTTTGTTGGTAGACAGAGATAGGGGGCGAGAGAGGGagtctcttcttcctcctacctccattttttttctctggaCCACACTGCAGGCGCTTAATAGCCTTGCTCGTGGTTTTCTGCAAACACAAACTCTAACAAGGGTCTGTTGTTTCTCtctctagatttttttttgtgtgagtgtgtgggaagggacaGTATTTTATTGCAAGCCAGGCCTCTCTCGCTCCAGCGAGAAGACAAGACTGAAGGtactccctcctctcctctctatcTGACCGCTGTTCTCGCAGAGAGAGGGATGGGAAATGTTTCCTGGCTGTTgccgttcttgttcttctcttcCTGATTTGAGTGCACTCGTAGCAGATCTGAAGCCTCTCGTGCCTTTGGCGATTGGAGGCTGCGGCATTTGAGGTGGTCAGGATGAGCAAGGAGGACATCCTCAAGGTGCAGGTGAGTTTGTGTTGCTTCTACTCAACTCAAGCACCAGCACACACATTCCATGTCCCTTCTTGTGTTCGACGCAGGCATCCTGATTTTCATGTCGCCGTGCATGTCTCCTGCTGCCCTTTTGCTAATATTTTGTTCCTGTCTGTTCCCAGACCTGCGTGCTGAAAGTTAACATCCACTGTGATGGGTGCGAGAAGAAGGTCAAGAAGATCCTCCACAAGATCGATGGTAAGAAAGAAACCTTTTTTTAACGCCAGTTGCTTGATTTTCTGTTTATATTTCTCATCGCCAGTTCTGTTCAGCAGCGCTACTTgtccattcttaattttttttcctaagAGAAATGTTGGATTGATCTGCAGGTGTGTACCAAAGCAGTGTAGATGCGGAGCAGGGGAAGGTGACGGTGTCCGGCCTGATGGATCCGGACACCGTCATCAAGAAGCTGAACAAGGCTGGCAAGCCCGCCCAGCTGTGGGGCGCCAAGCCTGGCGTGGTAAGCCAGGTCCAAAAGCtccacctcggcggcggcggcggcggcaagggccaGCAGCCGAAGGATGCTGGCGGCAAGGGCCAGCCCAAGGATGGCGGTGGCAAGGGCCAGCCCAAGGGTGGAGCAGTTGCTGGAAACGGCgccggtggaggcggaggaggtggcccGAAAGATGCAAAGATGGTGATGCCGCAGCCGACTCCGCAGCAGCTTCAGCAACTGCAGCAGCTGCAACAGCAGATGCAGATGAAGGGGATGAAGCTTCCTCCGCAGCTCATGGGCATGGGCGGCAAGATGCCGTTCacagcggccgcgccgccgccggccaaggACCCCATGGCCGTCAAATTCAACGTTCCCGAGGACGACGAATTCGGGGACGACGGCAGCGAGTTCGATGACGAGTTCGACGATGACTTCGACGACGAGGATTTCGAGGACGACGGCCTCGACGACGACTGGTACGACGACCCCAAGATGATGGCAAAGCCCATGGCAATGCCGatgggcgccggcgggggcgacaAGAAGGGtgccaacggcggcggcggcaagaagGGTGGCGGCGGGAACGAGATCCCGGTGCAGATCAAGGGGAACACCGGCGGCAAGAAGGATTCTGGCGCGAAGCAGAACCACCAGGGTGGCGGAGGCGGGAACGGCAAGAACGGTGGCGGAGCGCAGGCGCCGCAGAACGGCAAGGGTGGCGGGAACCAGCCTGGCCAGGCCAAGAAGGGCGGTGGTCCgcccgccggcgtcggcggcccgATGATGGGcggcatgccgccgccgcagcagcagccgggcATGATGATGAGGCCGCCGAACATGATGGGCGGCGCCGGTTTCCCCGGTATGGGCCAGATGGGCGGCATGCCGATGGGCCACCCCCACATGGGTGGCAATGGCATGCAGGCGGGAGGTGGCAGTGCCGCCGCGCACGGCATGCCAGCCGGCGGCATGATGCCTGGGGCTGGGTTCTATCCTGgcggtgctggcggcggcggcatgccgTCCGGGCTGGAGATGATGCAGGCGGCCGGGAATCCCATGGCGCAGCAGCAGTACATGTCCATGATggcgcagcagcaacagcaacagatGATGATGAATGGCCATGGTCCTCATGGCCACCAggtccatggcgccgccggTTACCCGCCGATGGGGTACGGGTATGGGTACGGCCGCCCGGCGATGCCCTACCCGCCGCCGATGTACTACCCTCAGCCGCACCCTCATGACAACATGTTCAGCGACGAGAACCCCAACAGCTGCTCGATGATGTGAGGCAAGATCGGTCGCCGGCGCCTGCGAAGCTTTCTCCTGCTGATGCCTTGGACAAAAGCAGTGAACCAACCGGAAGGAGGGGAGCGCAGGTCACAGGTGGTCATCGGTCAGCGTCGTCACCATGGTCGAAATAACAACCTGGATCAGTCAGTCAGTATACTACATGAGAAGCTAGTACTACCAGCTAGAATCgcccccttttttcttttttattttctagctTATTTTCACCTTTTTTCCCTTGCTTTGGACAAAAAAAGCAACTTCCTTGAAGGGGAAGGTAGGTATAGTAATTATGAATAGTCGTCATAAGAGATGATGGTGCTGCTTTACAGTAGAGGTCAAGAAGGTGATGCTGCTGGCCGGCTTCCCTTCTTGCTCCATATTGTGATGGTAGAAGAATGTGCAAAACAAGGTTAATCTCAATGTGCCTTTTCCCTGTGCTTTGGATGCATGAATGAATGGTCGAGCTGCATATTCCTTTGGCATGCTAGTGGAATGTTGTCAAACTCTATTGCATTTGCCTTTGTGCCTGGCTTCCTTGATGTGAGAGAAGCGTCTGTTCTCGATGTAATACTTGTACTGTATCCCCAAGGTGAGGAGATGATTGTGGTGGCAGCAAGGCAGCAATGGAGGGGGACGATCATGGTCCCATGCAGCGGATTGCAGCGGCACACCTCAATCAATCCTATGAATACAATAACCTCCTCCTCTGGTAGACTGTAGGCCACAGATTCACAGCATGGTCCCATGCCATATTCCCAGCGATAATTGATTGATGGATCCCAGTCCAACTACCCCCCAGTCCAGTAAAAACCTTTGCAGAAATGAAAACCAGGGTAGTAGAATGACGAGAAGCTCTCAACTTTTTTACCTCACCTCCCCTGGCAGGAGAATCTTGACTCCTGAAACAATATAGGAGTACAGTACTACTAGTATGACAGATTACTGTTTGTTTAAGATGGGAAATTCAGAATGCATCTTAGCAGCAGTGGACTGCAGTACTTAAAAAGTATAAGTAAATCTTGGGAGGAGCGGAGTAGTACTCCGTAGTCTCGACCGCGCGTGGTGTACGGATGGTAGTAGTATTTTGCATTGCAAAACTCGGCGGCGCTTGAGATTCGGTGCTGGTTGTCGCGAGTGGCGGATCCATCCGCTGTGGATTCGCGCGGGACCTCACGCCTTGTTTCCGTATCAGGGTGCCTAATCACTGGGACCGACCGGCAGCATGAACAAGAGTGGCTAAATAGATTAGATTACTAAACGTCCGTGCTCTCGGAATTCGGATTGACATTCGGTGCCGTGGATGGATTATTAGTATTCCTAAGAGGATGTAAGCAGGTTGAATGATAAGGTAGAGCACAGAGCAAGAAAAGATAGAAAGCAAACTGCAAGCTTATAGATGACTTCAACATAAAGATTAAGAAATTGTGTGTGACAGACAGATATGTCATGTATTAATATTGAAAGAGCTACCTATTATATAAGTAGGTTGAGAAATAAGCCGCAAAGATCCATACATCCAGCAAGCGGCTGTATTATTAACTTTGTTTTAACCACGTCTCCAAATGGGACACGCATCCGGCCGGGCTTAATTAAACTAGTAGCGGTAGAGATTGTACTCGGTGCTTGCTTTGTGGCGTGCCTGCCATCAtgagaggctgctgctgctgcttttctATTGCTTTTGCTTTGCTGTTGCGACTTGTTAGTCCAAGTAGGCCAGGCATGAGCTTTCCGCAAATAAAGCGCTCTCTCTACACATTCAGAAGAAGCAGTAGGATCTAAAGGTGGGGGCAGCTGATGGAATGGAAGGCTACAACTAAGGCCTTTTACTTCCCATTCCATAAACCCCTAAACACAAAaaatcgtcacatcgaattttcgacacatgtatgcagtattaaataaagtttatttacaaaaatttttgcatagatggtctgtaaaccacgagacgaatctaatgagcctacttaatccatgatttgcaacagtgatgctacagtaaccatccgctaattattgattaatcatgaattaattagcatcattagattcgtctcacgatttacaactcatttgtgtaaaaaattttgtaaataaacttcatttagtaattaaaattagcaagattccaacgcaaaaaaattttgcactccaactaaacagggcctaaaattATGCTACGGCTATCCAGGGCATGCAATGCAGCAGCTCCcaaaagcaaagcaaagcatAGCTTAGCATAGGTCAAAAGAAAACACTGGGATAGATCAAGTTCAGGCCcatgtttggggggggggggcactgaATCATTGTTGCAGATGAGCAGTAGCTGATTGCTTGCTTGCTTCAAAGCCATCTTTAGGAAGGAGGCTTTGTGGTTGTAGGTAGCAGCAGCTAGATAATATGTTATCATGTCCGAAAGGAGGAGCAATAGAGGACGGTGTGCCGCAATTATAGCGGTCGGCCCCGTTTGGATCGATCGGCTCGTGGCTCGTGCTGCCATCAACAACTGCGATGATCCTGGCACGCCTTGGCGTGAATGATGCGTGCTGGTGCTCGGCGTGGCAGAGGGGAAGGACGCGTACGAGGGATGCCCAAATAGTGTCTCGTGAACAGTCTCTTCTTTAATTAGCAGAGGAGCTTCACTTCACTGATGAGTGAAAGGTTAGTGATAGGTCGTGATCACGCCATGGTATGATCCAAGAGAGCTCGCATGCCAAAAGGCCGGCAGCTTATAATTATATATGTTCGGCACTGTAACTCATGTCTGACAGTATTGTAGACTACTCTTCAGTCTAGGCGGAATGTTTCTCCTTTTAGCTGAGATGTCCATCATGTGAACCTGCCCAACCTTTAGCTAGTCGCAACTGGGATGACTATTCTGAGctagcttttcaaaaaaaaaaaagactatttGAGCTGAGGatattttcttgttcttgttcttccttcttttttttttgaaagaatgaGCCGAGGTTGTCAAATGTCACGATAGTGGCGGAAGCCTCCAAAGCAAACGGGAACGCGGTTCAGTTACTTTGAATGTGCACCTCCGTCCTGCTCCTGCAGAGTACTGGCTGCTGGTAGATATTCAATGAAAAATAGGCCTATGCACGCAGAAAGTTGCGAAAGTGTTGCCCTGTACATGACGACGACTAGGACCTTTGATTGAAAGTTGAAACTGATGTATATATACTActtgggccgtgtttggatgtgGAGGGGTAAATTTGTCCCAAGGCAAATGTTTTATTCCAACCATTTTCCCCTAACAATTTTACCCCATAAAGATGTTTGGATTAGGGGCAAATATGGTTGGAGAATAGCATTTAATTGGTCATTTTACCTCCATTTGACACCTAAAGAGGGgtaaaggaaaaaggaggggtaAAACATTTACCTCAACAAATTTTACCTCATGTTTGGATGTTTGAGGTAAAAAGTAGATATTTTTACCCCTTTTACCTCtccatccaaacagggccttgatTGTGTGTTTCGCAAAGTGTGCACGCAAAACCTGGCTGGGTCCCCTGCAGATTACCGCAAAAAACGGAAGATGTTTTCGTCTACATCTGCTGCATGCGGGGTCTTCTGGGGAGGGCGATCGGGGCCTTCCATGGACAGCGACGGAGCCtcggctgtgtttagattcgtAATACAGtggtaaaaaaaatcacatcggacactgtggcatactgtagtacttttcgtttgtttataATAATTGTTGTTCTACCATGatttaattaggctcaaaaaattcgtctcctCATGTActtcaaaactatgcaattagtttatttatttatttacatttaatactccatacatgagaTAAAAATTTTAatgtgataagtgaatagtgaagtttggaaagagaaattttggaagtgAACAAAGCCCTCCTTCTCTGTTCGCCGGTCAGCTGGGTGGATACAAAGTTACAGTatttgatgatggtgatgatcgATTGGATGGGCAGGGCGAGGGTGGCCTGCCGTCAGAGGAGCTGGGGAGCGAGGGGACGGAGGACTCGATCGATCACAGCACAGCCAAGGGGAGTGTGAACCCCACCGCACACCGGGCAACATGAGTGGCGCCGCGATCTCGTGATCCCTAGTGGAGTGGGCGCGCACGAGAAGCCGCACCCGCACCGCCCGGTCAGACAGCAAAACATCAGGTCAGCGCGGAGATGCAtgcagagaagaagaagaagaagaaagtgcgGCATGACTTTAGAATTTAGGTCTGCCGCTCGATCTCGATCCCCACCGTTTAACAAAGATTGCTCATGAACATGCACAACGTGCTCGACGTGCGCGTGCCAGTGCCCAATAGGTCGGCAGTGTCGTCGCTTGCTTGCTGATATTCCTAGTTGTATTGAGCACTTGCTGATTGATATACCCTGGTAACTCACTAACTCTGATACGATACCTGTTAATAATAACTTAAAAAGATGCCCTTGTtgccctcgcaaaaaaaaagaaagaaaagactCACCGCCATACAGTATATTGTAGCTTTCTGTTAATTATTAGTACAGAATATACGACGTTTGCTAAGTTATGCAACGCGTGCAAGCGAAAAGGTGGATTACGTGCAGATTAGCCCTGTCTTGATGTGCATCATCGGCGCATGGAAACATTCTCtctctgtttttattttttatttttttttggtgaAAAGTGAATCATACAATACAAGTACTCCTAGTACAAGGCGAACGCATCGGAATGATGGCCGGGCCGGCTCGGGCTCTCAGCTCtgtctcgctcgctcgctcgtccGTCCACGAGGACATGAGGACAAAGCAGCAGCCTGCCTGACCGCGGAGACTGTAGGACAGACGGACGGGACAGGCCCATCACATCAATTAGCCTGGCAGGCGGAGGCGGGCCCCCCATGTGACCCCCGCCGAGCAGCTCCTGCTCGTTTCGAGCTCTCCGTGCCCAACCGTTTGCTTGTAGGGGCATCCCCGTCGCACTCGCTCGCTCAGGGATCCACTCTCTCCGGGCTGTGCTcacttccaaaatttctctctccaaattttAATATTCATCTATCACATTAAATCTTTTATCTCATGCATAAACTTCAATATttatctatcacatcaaatcttttacctcatgcataaaatattaaatatagataaataaaaaaattaattgcatagttttgatgtacacgacgagacgaatcttttgagcctatttAGGTCATAGTATGACAATAATTATCACAAAtaaacgaaaaatgctacagtgtgaTACATTGTCCGATTTGATTTTTTACCagtattttacggatctaaacacagcccggtAGGTTTGACCCATGCCAATGCTATGCATGACGTGAGACGGCGAGAGCAATGGCGGAATCCCTCCTCCGGCAGCAAAGGCATTGTATAGTATATCTGCACCCTGCACTGCAGATGGAGATACTCGTATATAGTCGGCACTGCATGGCATGGCATATCCGTATCGACATGCATGCTCGAGAGTCCAAACTTGCAAAGAGTTTTATTTCTTTCGAGTCGTatccagggttcaccaaaccggtgcgaaccggtccggtttaaccggttaccagtcaaaccgatcCGGTCCGATTTTGGTTTGGGCCAGTGCcaatttcaaaattcaaatttaaattaaaaaaataaaaatttctagaaatactttaaggtgcgacgaatttaatggtgtcaaatattctcaaaaattcgtacatttagtatagtttgcggagatttgaagttaaaaaaaacgtgcataaaaagtatacaaatacaatgtaaaaatagtacaaaagagagttggagggttcattta
The nucleotide sequence above comes from Panicum virgatum strain AP13 chromosome 3K, P.virgatum_v5, whole genome shotgun sequence. Encoded proteins:
- the LOC120696692 gene encoding heavy metal-associated isoprenylated plant protein 33-like isoform X2 is translated as MSKEDILKVQTCVLKVNIHCDGCEKKVKKILHKIDGVYQSSVDAEQGKVTVSGLMDPDTVIKKLNKAGKPAQLWGAKPGVVSQVQKLHLGGGGGGKGQQPKDAGGKGQPKDGGGKGQPKGGAVAGNGAGGGGGGGPKDAKMVMPQPTPQQLQQLQQLQQQMQMKGMKLPPQLMGMGGKMPFTAAAPPPAKDPMAVKFNVPEDDEFGDDGSEFDDEFDDDFDDEDFEDDGLDDDWYDDPKMMAKPMAMPMGAGGGDKKGANGGGGKKGGGGNEIPVQIKGNTGGKKDSGAKQNHQGGGGGNGKNGGGAQAPQNGKGGGNQPGQAKKGGGPPAGVGMPSGLEMMQAAGNPMAQQQYMSMMAQQQQQQMMMNGHGPHGHQVHGAAGYPPMGYGYGYGRPAMPYPPPMYYPQPHPHDNMFSDENPNSCSMM
- the LOC120696692 gene encoding heavy metal-associated isoprenylated plant protein 33-like isoform X1, with protein sequence MSKEDILKVQTCVLKVNIHCDGCEKKVKKILHKIDGVYQSSVDAEQGKVTVSGLMDPDTVIKKLNKAGKPAQLWGAKPGVVSQVQKLHLGGGGGGKGQQPKDAGGKGQPKDGGGKGQPKGGAVAGNGAGGGGGGGPKDAKMVMPQPTPQQLQQLQQLQQQMQMKGMKLPPQLMGMGGKMPFTAAAPPPAKDPMAVKFNVPEDDEFGDDGSEFDDEFDDDFDDEDFEDDGLDDDWYDDPKMMAKPMAMPMGAGGGDKKGANGGGGKKGGGGNEIPVQIKGNTGGKKDSGAKQNHQGGGGGNGKNGGGAQAPQNGKGGGNQPGQAKKGGGPPAGVGGPMMGGMPPPQQQPGMMMRPPNMMGGAGFPGMGQMGGMPMGHPHMGGNGMQAGGGSAAAHGMPAGGMMPGAGFYPGGAGGGGMPSGLEMMQAAGNPMAQQQYMSMMAQQQQQQMMMNGHGPHGHQVHGAAGYPPMGYGYGYGRPAMPYPPPMYYPQPHPHDNMFSDENPNSCSMM